The genomic segment ACGCTCACCGCATCAGGTGGCGGCTACACCGGGGTGACGGCCGTGACCGCGGTAACGATCACGGACGACGATACAGCGGGGATCTTGGTGGAGCAGGCGGTGACGATGGAGGAAGGGAGCACGCACCCGCTCCGGGTGGTTCTTTCCGCGCAGCCATCGGGCCCGGTGACGGTAACGCTGACCGGACACGCGGGGACGGATCTGGCACTGGAGCGGACTTCGCTCACGTTTACCACAGCGGACTGGCAGACTCCGAAGCCGGTGATGCTGACGGCGCTGGAGGATGACGAGGATTATGTTGATGAAACAGTCGGACTGCATCTTGCGGCATCGGGCGGTGGCTATGCCGGGGTGGTGGCAACAAGCACGGTGACGATCATGGACAATGATGAACGTCCGGCAACGATCACGATCCACGACCATCAGGGATTGGAAGATGCGGGGGTTCTTCAGCTTCCCATCCGACTCAGTCGCCCCGTTGATCAGTTGGTGACCGTGCAGTATGCGAGTGCCGACAGGGAGGCGGAGGCGGGTCTGGACTATATGACCTCGCGCGGGATTGTGATTTTTGCTCCGGGGGCTACCCGGGGAATGATTGAGATCAAGGTCACCGATGATGAACTTCTGGAAGAAGATGAGTCTTTTGTGGTCACTTTGTCAAATCCGCGCCAGGCCATCATTGCGCGAGAGACGGGGACGGGCACGATTCTGGATAATGATGGCGGGGCGGTGACGCTTCGGGTCGAGGATGCGGTGGTGGTGGACGACGAGGAGCGGGTCCGGTTTCGGGTCGTGCTGTCGCATGCGCAGGGTCAGTCGATCTCGGCTGTGTACCGGACCCGGGACGGGACAGCCCGGGCGGGGGAGGACTATGAAGCGTCTTCGGGGGTGGTGACGCTGATCCCGGGAACCATGGAAGCCATGATTACGGTTCCGCTGCTGCATGGCGGACAGGATCGGCATGAGGAGACGTTCACGGTGCATCTGGAGTCGTCAGGGCATGCAGAGATTACGAAGGGGGTTGGAGTGGCCACGATACAGGAATCAGCCACGGTCAGCGAAGAGGTTCTGGACGCGTATGCGGCGCGGTTTGTTCGGACCTCATCGGCAGAGATTGTGGAGGCATTGGCCGAGCGGTTCCGCTCTGGGGTGGAGGGTGCAGCGTGCGGGGCGGCCGACCGTGCGGAGACGGCCCGGCTCTGGCATTCGGCTTCGTCATGGGATCCGTCTCTGGGCGAACTGTTGGCGGGGTGCCGCATGGCGGCGAGTTCTTACAGTGGTGCATTCAGTGTATGGGGACGGGGGGCATACCGGCAGTTTGGTGGCCCGGATGCATGGACACTGCGCGGCGAGGTAAGTACAGCGATGGTGGGGGCGGACTACCGGTGGCGGGCCGGTTGGCTGGCGGGGGTGCTGCTATCGCACAGTCAGGGGAGTGGATCGTTTGCAGTGATGCGGCAGTCTGGCGAGATCACGTCCGGGTTGACGGGGGTGTATCCGTACATGTCGTATGCAGGTGCGGGCTGGGAAGTGTGGTTGAGTGCGGGTGCGGGTCGCGGACAGGTGGAGATGCAGGAGTTGGACACAGATCTGGCGTCACGGTTTGGGGCAATGGGGGTTCGGGGGAGTTGGGTGTCCGGCGGCAGGATCGGGCTGAACTACCGTGGAGATGTTCTGGTGACGGATGCAAGGCTTCGGGATAGGACGGCAGAGGTGTACCGGGTGCGGGCCGGGGTGGAAGCCAATGCAACGATCAGGCGAGGGCTTCGTCCGTATGTGGAGGCGATGGTGCGCAGCGATGGCGGGCGTGCGGAGACGGGCGTCGGGTTGGAATTTGGCGGAGGGATTCAGGTGGACTATCCGGCGTGGCGTTTGAAGGGGGATGTGCACGCGCAGGGACTGGTGATGCATACGGCGGAGCAGTTCACGGAGTGGGGAATCTCAGGACGGGTGCAGGTGGGCCGTCGATCGGAGGGAGTGATGGTGCAGGTGCGTCCATCGTGGGGACGGGGGATGTCGATCTATGGTCAGCCATTGGATGCGGTGCCGATCGGTGCCAATGTGCACCGGACGGAGTTGGAACTGGGGTACGGCGTTCCATGGAAAGAGGGCACGGCCCGGTCCATTGTGGGGGTCACCCGGATGGCTCAGGGGAGGATGTACCGGCTGGGAGGCGAATTCCATCCGTGGGAACAGGTGAGCTTCTCAGTCTTTGGGCTGGCACATGGCCACGAAACGGCGCTGGCAGACATCGGAATGAATGTGCGAGGGTCGCTGCGGTATTAGATGGATGGAAAGAAGCACAACTGCGAGATAACTAATCAACGGGAATATCCTGACCTCGGCGGCTTGACGAGCTCTATAATTTGACAACCCCTGTTCTGGGTCCTTCTGGAGACGGTTTTTCGTTCACCCCGTTTGCAGTGTTCAGTGTCTTGTTGTGCAAGATCTTTTTTTGTATACCTGTGGGTTCATTCTCCCGAATTTCACGTTTGTTCAACCCTACTAAGCAAGACGACCAAAAACGTCGGCAAGATTTGTGGAGAACTACCGCAATGCACAAGGCCAGACCCAGCAACGAAAGTTTCCGGGTGCCATACCTTCGGCCAAATCAGATTGCCGGTACCTCAATTCGGCAACACCCTCGCTTGCACGGTTAAATGAACTTTTTTCCGCCAGAAAGTCAGGGCTATCCCGTCGCCGCCGCAAAGTTGTCAGCGACCTGTGCCCAGTTCACTACATTCCAGAATGCAGCTACATAGTCGGGGCGGCGATTTTGGTAGTTGAGATAATAGGCATGCTCCCATACATCCAAACCAAGGATAGGAGTATGGCCCTCCATATACGGACTATCCTGATTCGCCGTGGAATACACCTGTAGTGCACCCTCGGAATCTACAATGAGCCAAGCCCATCCACTGCCGAACTGTGTGGCCGCAGCTGCAGAGAATTTCGCCTTAAAATCCTCAAATGATCCAAATGCACTGTTGATGGCCGCTGACAGAGCACCCGCTGGAGAACCACCACCGGTTGGGCTGAGGACTGTCCAAAAGAGATTATGATTAGCGAAGCCACCGCCATTGTTGCGGACAGCACCTTGGACTCCCTCCGGTAAATCAGAAATTCCCCGTAAAAGTTCTTCAATGGACTTCGACTGCAGACTTGCGTGATCCTCCAACGCCTTGTTCAAGTTGGTGGTGTAGGCTTGATGATGCTTTCCATGGTGAATCTCCATGGTTCTCTGGTCAATATAGGGTTCCAATGCACCGTGTGTGTAGGGAAGATTAGGAAGTTCAAAAGGCATTTTAATGTTGTTAAGTTGCGGTGAAAGATACCTCGAACATCACAGATTGTTCGAGAAAACAAGCGAATAGGCTGGAGCAGATTAAGAACGGACGTTCATCAGTTTCTTATAGTCTGCTTCTGTTAAGCTTCCGTCAGAGCGTAAGCGATCAAGGGCCCGCGAAACTGCAGCCCAGTCCGTCTCCTTTGAGTTAGAGGGGTCCGGAAGCAACATAACATTTCGAAGCAGTTGTTCGATATACTCAGTGCTCTCCGGATGCCTTGAAAGATCAAGTTTTACTGAAAAGGTTGCCCTCCCCCTGTTTACTTCCATCACGATGTGTGCCCCGCGAAGCTTAGACCGGCTAGAATCAATAAAAACAATATCGCGATAACATACGGTCTGGGGAGACTCCAGATCTGAGTTTTGAAAAATCAGGCGGTCTTCCAGAAAAACCGCGCCATCTTTTCCGTTGCCAAGAAACGTACCATCATATAGCGCGAGAATATCTTCAGAATGCGCATCCTTCGCATAATCACGGGTTGCACCTCTTAACCTTTTTTGGGGAATTTCGGGAGTAACGTATAACCCGATCTTAGGAGCGTGCGGCAAAAGATCCTCGATCAGTGTTCTCATTTTGAACGGCTACGGAAGGGTTGCAAGCGGACCCTGCGTAAAAAAGGACAGTGTTAGATCCCGAATCCCTGGAACCAAACCAATCCCTAACAACAGGATTGCACATGTTACAAGGACGATGGAGGACGAGCGGGGGATCGGGAAGGCCTCGGATTGGACGGCTGGGTCCGCCTCGGTAGCGGGTTTCATCCAGAATACATACAACACGCGCAGGTAGTAATACCCCGAAAAAACGCTGGCCAACACGCCAACAATTGCCAACCAAGTCAGGCCTGCATCGACCGCTGGTGCAAAGACCGCAAGCTTCCCAAAGAACCCTCCTAAGGGAGGAAATCCAGTCAAACTGAACATGAATACCCCCATCGTGATACCGACCAGAGGCCTCTTGAAACCAATGCCTGCAAGAGAATCAAGGGTTTGCATACGTCCTTCTTTGCCATCCCATTCCAGTAATGCGATCGCACCGAACGCCCCAATATTCATCAGAGCATAAATCAAGAGGTAATAAACTGCTCCCGCATACGCTTCACTGGTCCCCGCGGCCAATGCAATCAATACATACCCTGCATGCGCAATGGAGGAATATGCGAGCATTCGCTTCACATTGTCCTGCGTCAGTGCAAGTAGATTCCCAAATACGACTGTCACCAGTGCAACGAGTGCCAGTGCCAACTGCCAGTCTCTACCCCCAGGTTCCAAGGTTCCAATCCCATGGTAGAGCACGAGTACCAGCGCTGCAAAGGCGGAAGTTTTCGAAGCAGTCGCCATGAACCCCGTCAGGGGCGTAGGTGCACCCTGATAGACATCCGGTGTCCACATATGAAATGGCACCGCGCCAACCTTGAACATAAATCCGACCAGAAACAAGGCAACCCCGACCCAAAACAGAGGGCGTAACCCACTCACAGAATACCCAACAGCCATCTCCGTGAAATACATCGTCCCGGTAGCACCGTAGATGAGAGCAATGCCATACAGGAAGAAACCAGTTGAGAAAGCTCCCAGCAAAAAATACTTGAGTGCACTCTCCAGCGCACCCTCATCACTTCGGACAATGCCAGTGAGGATATAGAGTGCAATGGACATGGTTTCCAGACCAACAAAAACAGTCACCATGTTGTTGGCCGTCCCCAACATTAACATCCCGCTGGTGGCAAACAGCATAAGAGCGTAGATCTCCCCGTAACTCCGACGGATTCCTTTCAGGTAAGGCACTGAAAGAATGATTGAGAAGAGCGCACTGACTAAAATGGTCACGCTGATAAACGAAGCGAGGCCTCCCGTCTGAATGAGCGAGAAAAAAACGGTCGAAGATGGATCGGAAACCTTGAACAACTCGAAGACCATCGCAATCACGACCGACAGCCCCGCAATCCACGGCAACTGGGGGGCATCGTTGCGGAAAACATCCCACACAATGACGATCACACCAACGAGCGAAAGCCAGAGAATAGACGCTCCTCCGGCCAAATCTACCAGGATGGTATCAAATGCGGACGAAATCTCCATAGATGTTACTTACCAAAAACCTTATCAATGGCCTGTGCCAAGAGTACATCCATCTGGCTAACCCGATTCCCCGCACTGTGAGTGGTGAGCTCAATACTGACCTGATTGTATACGTTGTACAAGATGGGATGATGATCTAAATGGTCTGCACAAAACCCAATCCGCACAATGAATGCGACTGCTTCCCGGAAATCTGCAAACTTGAAGGTCCTGGTGAGTCGATCGTTACGAAACTCCCAGTTCTGCAGCGACGCAAGAGCGTCATTCAATGTTTTTTGATCAAGTGGATCACGATTCATGGGCCCAAGAAATTATTTAAAAGATCCATCCGCTATAGAAAACTAGCCAAACCACAGCATACACTGGCAACAAGATCGTCAATCCGTACTTGACTAGGTAACCAACAAACGATGGGACATCGGCACCGTTGGACTCAGCAATAGCCTTGACCATAAAGTTCGGTGCATTTCCGATGTAAGTCATTGCACCAAAGAAGACCGCCGCAATCGAAATTGCCGACAAATAAAGCATGGATGCGTCCGCATTCGCAAATGCTTTCACCTCCACTGCATTATTTATGTCCATACCAAATTTGCCCATCGCTGCCGCAAGGAAGTTGAGGTACGTTGGTGCATTATCTAGTACACCGGACAGCGTACCGGTTCCCCAGTAGAAGGTCGTTGCGGTGAGAACGGAAGCATTCTCCGCAGCATAGTTCGAAATCAATGCCAACGCCGGTACCATGCAGGCAAAGATGCCAAGGAATAACCAGCCAACCTCACGGATGGGTTCAAACGTGAATTCATTCTTTTTCAATGCCTCCTGATCACAGCACTTAAAGGCAAGCACGCACATCGAGAACATGATGATTTCTCGAATCCCAAATGGAAGATGATAGGTGCCAACTAAGTCAAATGGTGTCCCCTTCATTGCCGTGATCACATTGGGATCAATAAATACGGAGACGACAATGATCACAACAAATATGAAGCTTCGGTTCCCCTGCAACTCAATGGTTTTTCCAGAAGAAATATCCGTTGTTGACTTTGCCTTGTTACGGCTGTCCATCACATAAAAAATGGCCAACAACACGATTAAGGTTGGCACCCAAATGTGCCATACATGTGCTGCTGTCCAGAAAAACGGAACACCACGCAGAAATCCTAGAAACAGCGGTGGATCTCCAATCGGAGTCATCGCGCCACCGACGTTTGCAACAATGAAAATGAAGAAAACAATGTGGTACGCTTTCAAGCGCCCCCTATTGAGACGCATATAAGGGCGAATAAATAGCATCGCCGCGCCGGTGGTTGCGATCAGGTTTGCAACTACTGCTCCCACAGAAAGAAGTGAAATATTCGCAAGTGGTGTTCCCCTTGCATTGACTTTTAGGAAGATCCCGCTGGCCGCAATAAATAGCGAAGCCACCAAGGCGATGAACGAGAGATATTCCTGAAGTGCATGCAGCATCGAAATACCGTCGTGCAGTACGAACAGGTAGTACACCGTCACAAAGAGACCCAAACCCACAGCATACTTGGGATAGTGGTGGTGCCAGTGATGTCCATAGAAAAGTGGCCCGGTTGCAATCATCAGAAGAAGAATCACAAAAGGCGCAACCAGCCATAGGGGAGGAAGTACCTTTGCATGCCCCCCACCGTAGCCTTCTTCGTGATCCCCTTCTTCCGCAGTTGCATCCTGCACTGCGTGATCCGCATCCTCTGTACTTTCCATCACCTCCTCGGCACTACCATCAACTTCGTGGACGGTATCATTAGTAGCACCGTCCTCTTGCGCAAAAGCCGTAGAGCTACCTATAACAAGAAACAGTACAAACCATAAGTAAAGTACGCGAGGAATCGTCATGAGGAA from the Rhodothermaceae bacterium genome contains:
- a CDS encoding 4a-hydroxytetrahydrobiopterin dehydratase, with amino-acid sequence MNRDPLDQKTLNDALASLQNWEFRNDRLTRTFKFADFREAVAFIVRIGFCADHLDHHPILYNVYNQVSIELTTHSAGNRVSQMDVLLAQAIDKVFGK
- a CDS encoding superoxide dismutase, with product MPFELPNLPYTHGALEPYIDQRTMEIHHGKHHQAYTTNLNKALEDHASLQSKSIEELLRGISDLPEGVQGAVRNNGGGFANHNLFWTVLSPTGGGSPAGALSAAINSAFGSFEDFKAKFSAAAATQFGSGWAWLIVDSEGALQVYSTANQDSPYMEGHTPILGLDVWEHAYYLNYQNRRPDYVAAFWNVVNWAQVADNFAAATG
- a CDS encoding citrate transporter — translated: MTIPRVLYLWFVLFLVIGSSTAFAQEDGATNDTVHEVDGSAEEVMESTEDADHAVQDATAEEGDHEEGYGGGHAKVLPPLWLVAPFVILLLMIATGPLFYGHHWHHHYPKYAVGLGLFVTVYYLFVLHDGISMLHALQEYLSFIALVASLFIAASGIFLKVNARGTPLANISLLSVGAVVANLIATTGAAMLFIRPYMRLNRGRLKAYHIVFFIFIVANVGGAMTPIGDPPLFLGFLRGVPFFWTAAHVWHIWVPTLIVLLAIFYVMDSRNKAKSTTDISSGKTIELQGNRSFIFVVIIVVSVFIDPNVITAMKGTPFDLVGTYHLPFGIREIIMFSMCVLAFKCCDQEALKKNEFTFEPIREVGWLFLGIFACMVPALALISNYAAENASVLTATTFYWGTGTLSGVLDNAPTYLNFLAAAMGKFGMDINNAVEVKAFANADASMLYLSAISIAAVFFGAMTYIGNAPNFMVKAIAESNGADVPSFVGYLVKYGLTILLPVYAVVWLVFYSGWIF
- a CDS encoding NADH-quinone oxidoreductase subunit N, translated to MEISSAFDTILVDLAGGASILWLSLVGVIVIVWDVFRNDAPQLPWIAGLSVVIAMVFELFKVSDPSSTVFFSLIQTGGLASFISVTILVSALFSIILSVPYLKGIRRSYGEIYALMLFATSGMLMLGTANNMVTVFVGLETMSIALYILTGIVRSDEGALESALKYFLLGAFSTGFFLYGIALIYGATGTMYFTEMAVGYSVSGLRPLFWVGVALFLVGFMFKVGAVPFHMWTPDVYQGAPTPLTGFMATASKTSAFAALVLVLYHGIGTLEPGGRDWQLALALVALVTVVFGNLLALTQDNVKRMLAYSSIAHAGYVLIALAAGTSEAYAGAVYYLLIYALMNIGAFGAIALLEWDGKEGRMQTLDSLAGIGFKRPLVGITMGVFMFSLTGFPPLGGFFGKLAVFAPAVDAGLTWLAIVGVLASVFSGYYYLRVLYVFWMKPATEADPAVQSEAFPIPRSSSIVLVTCAILLLGIGLVPGIRDLTLSFFTQGPLATLP